A single Anopheles arabiensis isolate DONGOLA chromosome 2, AaraD3, whole genome shotgun sequence DNA region contains:
- the LOC120898583 gene encoding leucine-rich repeat-containing protein 40 isoform X2, with protein sequence MRRTRTHIPYPKRRYRKIRVPEKVWNLSDSDENEKEVRYDLERTNDEESWWNQRSLTSLDLSSNTLTTISENIQNLVDLTVLNLQDNALTSLPAGIGALTKLTKFSVARNKLTELPESFFQLKELKHLNLSHNEFAEMNPNISDLIMLETLDVSFNSINALPGGVGFLVRLQQLTLSNNHLTELPNDIVNLRKLQKLDLAKNDLKKLPPVMGELRRLECFYVQHNDIDELPDFTGCEALKELHISNNYIKTLPGDFCENLPQLKVLDLRDNKIEKLPDEIALLASLTRLDLSNNTISSLPSCLSTLAHLVSLQVEGNPIRSIRRDIIQCGTQRILKTLRERDGTGKPDGGQKGATAAASTAVVKNSLFTESTFPDVYQMRKGRALIVCSKALVDIPEAVFLDALEACVYNVDISKNKLAAVPSGITHLSSLLTELNVSFNLLQTVPAFFSQFDKISYLNLSNNQMTDLPEVVGLLVTLRELNVISNQLKRIPDCVYELRGLEILLASGNQIEEIDATESGLGALKRLATLDLANNNIKHVPPVLGTLKNITTLELIGNSFRQPRHQILEKGTESIMSYLRDRIPQ encoded by the exons ATGAGACGAACTAGAACGCACATTCCTTATCCTAAGCGGAGATATAGGAAAATACGCG TGCCCGAAAAGGTATGGAATTTGAGCGATTCGGACGAAAACGAGAAGGAGGTACGGTACGATCTGGAGCGCACCAACGATGAGGAAAGCTGGTGGAACCAACGGTCGCTAACGTCGCTCGATCTGAGCTCCAACACGCTTACTACGATCAGCGAAAACATACAGAATCTTGTCGATCTTACTGTGCTGAAT ctacaagATAATGCACTAACAAGTCTGCCGGCCGGGATCGGCGCCCTAACGAAGCTAACGAAGTTCAGCGTCGCCCGCAACAAGCTGACCGAGCTGCCGGAGAGCTTCTTTCAGCTGAAGGAGCTGAAGCACCTCAACCTGTCGCACAATGAGTTTGCGGAGATGAACCCAAACATCAGCGATCTAATCATGCTTGAAACGTTG GATGTTTCGTTCAACAGCATTAACGCTTTGCCGGGTGGCGTTGGGTTTTTGGTCCGGTTGCAGCAACTAACGCTGAGCAATAATCACTTAACGGAGCTACCGAACGATATCGTCAATTTGCGCA AACTGCAAAAGCTCGATCTTGCCAAGAACGACCTAAAGAAGCTGCCCCCGGTGATGGGTGAGCTGCGCCGGCTGGAGTGTTTCTACGTGCAGCACAACGACATCGACGAGCTGCCCGACTTTACCGGCTGCGAGGCGCTGAAGGAGCTGCACATTTCGAACAACTACATCAAAACGCTGCCGGGCGATTTTTGCGAAAACTTGCCCCAGCTCAAGGTGCTCGATCTGCGCGACAACAAGATCGAGAAGCTGCCGGACGAGATCGCGCTGCTCGCTAGCCTGACGCGGCTCGACCTGTCCAACAACACGATCAGCAGCTTGCCCTCCTGCCTGTCGACGCTGGCCCATCTGGTGAGCCTGCAGGTGGAGGGCAACCCGATCCGGTCGATCCGGCGCGACATTATACAGTGCGGCACGCAGCGCATACTGAAAACGCTGCGCGAGCGGGACGGCACGGGCAAGCCGGATGGGGGACAGAAGGGAGCAACAGCGGCGGCGTCGACAGCGGTGGTGAAAAATTCCCTCTTCACGGAGAGCACCTTCCCGGATGTGTACCAGATGCGGAAGGGCCGTGCGTTGATCGTGTGCTCCAAAGCGCTGGTCGACATACCGGAGGCGGTGTTTCTCGATGCGCTCGAAGCGTGCGTGTACAATGTGGACATCAGCAAGAACAAGCTGGCGGCCGTACCGTCGGG CATAACGCATTTATCGTCTCTGCTAACGGAGCTGAACGTGAGCTTCAATTTGCTGCAAACTGTGCCGGCCTTTTTCTCGCAGTTTGACAAAATTAGCTACCTTAACCTTTCCAACAACCAGATGACCGATCTGCCGGAGGTGGTGGGCCTGCTGGTTACGCTACGCGAGCTTAACGTTATCAGCAACCAGCTCAAGCGCATCCCCGACTGTGTGTACGAGCTGCGCGGGCTGGAGATATTGCTTGCCAGCGGTAATCAGATCGAGGAGATAGACGCGACGGAGAGCGGGCTCGGTGCGCTGAAGCGCCTTGCCACGCTGGATCTGGCAAATAATAACATCAAGCACGTACCGCCGGTACTGGGAACGCTGAAGAACATCAC TACGCTGGAGCTGATTGGTAACAGTTTCCGGCAGCCGCGCCATCAAATATTGGAAAAGGGGACGGAATCGATCATGTCCTACCTGCGGGACCGTATCCCACAGTAG
- the LOC120898583 gene encoding leucine-rich repeat-containing protein 40 isoform X1, with protein MKAHRQIPVRSRIRQQELNPVFHFQDKQEDNQILTRARIKQALKSGVLNLSGKGLATVPEKVWNLSDSDENEKEVRYDLERTNDEESWWNQRSLTSLDLSSNTLTTISENIQNLVDLTVLNLQDNALTSLPAGIGALTKLTKFSVARNKLTELPESFFQLKELKHLNLSHNEFAEMNPNISDLIMLETLDVSFNSINALPGGVGFLVRLQQLTLSNNHLTELPNDIVNLRKLQKLDLAKNDLKKLPPVMGELRRLECFYVQHNDIDELPDFTGCEALKELHISNNYIKTLPGDFCENLPQLKVLDLRDNKIEKLPDEIALLASLTRLDLSNNTISSLPSCLSTLAHLVSLQVEGNPIRSIRRDIIQCGTQRILKTLRERDGTGKPDGGQKGATAAASTAVVKNSLFTESTFPDVYQMRKGRALIVCSKALVDIPEAVFLDALEACVYNVDISKNKLAAVPSGITHLSSLLTELNVSFNLLQTVPAFFSQFDKISYLNLSNNQMTDLPEVVGLLVTLRELNVISNQLKRIPDCVYELRGLEILLASGNQIEEIDATESGLGALKRLATLDLANNNIKHVPPVLGTLKNITTLELIGNSFRQPRHQILEKGTESIMSYLRDRIPQ; from the exons ATGAAGGCCCACCGACAGATCCCCGTCCGGAGCCGGATCCGGCAGCAGGAGCTAAATCCCGTGTTTCACTTTCAGGACAAGCAGGAGGACAACCAGATACTTACGCGGGCTCGCATCAAGCAAGCGTTAAAGAGCGGCGTGCTGAATCTGTCCGGGAAAGGACTAGCAACGG TGCCCGAAAAGGTATGGAATTTGAGCGATTCGGACGAAAACGAGAAGGAGGTACGGTACGATCTGGAGCGCACCAACGATGAGGAAAGCTGGTGGAACCAACGGTCGCTAACGTCGCTCGATCTGAGCTCCAACACGCTTACTACGATCAGCGAAAACATACAGAATCTTGTCGATCTTACTGTGCTGAAT ctacaagATAATGCACTAACAAGTCTGCCGGCCGGGATCGGCGCCCTAACGAAGCTAACGAAGTTCAGCGTCGCCCGCAACAAGCTGACCGAGCTGCCGGAGAGCTTCTTTCAGCTGAAGGAGCTGAAGCACCTCAACCTGTCGCACAATGAGTTTGCGGAGATGAACCCAAACATCAGCGATCTAATCATGCTTGAAACGTTG GATGTTTCGTTCAACAGCATTAACGCTTTGCCGGGTGGCGTTGGGTTTTTGGTCCGGTTGCAGCAACTAACGCTGAGCAATAATCACTTAACGGAGCTACCGAACGATATCGTCAATTTGCGCA AACTGCAAAAGCTCGATCTTGCCAAGAACGACCTAAAGAAGCTGCCCCCGGTGATGGGTGAGCTGCGCCGGCTGGAGTGTTTCTACGTGCAGCACAACGACATCGACGAGCTGCCCGACTTTACCGGCTGCGAGGCGCTGAAGGAGCTGCACATTTCGAACAACTACATCAAAACGCTGCCGGGCGATTTTTGCGAAAACTTGCCCCAGCTCAAGGTGCTCGATCTGCGCGACAACAAGATCGAGAAGCTGCCGGACGAGATCGCGCTGCTCGCTAGCCTGACGCGGCTCGACCTGTCCAACAACACGATCAGCAGCTTGCCCTCCTGCCTGTCGACGCTGGCCCATCTGGTGAGCCTGCAGGTGGAGGGCAACCCGATCCGGTCGATCCGGCGCGACATTATACAGTGCGGCACGCAGCGCATACTGAAAACGCTGCGCGAGCGGGACGGCACGGGCAAGCCGGATGGGGGACAGAAGGGAGCAACAGCGGCGGCGTCGACAGCGGTGGTGAAAAATTCCCTCTTCACGGAGAGCACCTTCCCGGATGTGTACCAGATGCGGAAGGGCCGTGCGTTGATCGTGTGCTCCAAAGCGCTGGTCGACATACCGGAGGCGGTGTTTCTCGATGCGCTCGAAGCGTGCGTGTACAATGTGGACATCAGCAAGAACAAGCTGGCGGCCGTACCGTCGGG CATAACGCATTTATCGTCTCTGCTAACGGAGCTGAACGTGAGCTTCAATTTGCTGCAAACTGTGCCGGCCTTTTTCTCGCAGTTTGACAAAATTAGCTACCTTAACCTTTCCAACAACCAGATGACCGATCTGCCGGAGGTGGTGGGCCTGCTGGTTACGCTACGCGAGCTTAACGTTATCAGCAACCAGCTCAAGCGCATCCCCGACTGTGTGTACGAGCTGCGCGGGCTGGAGATATTGCTTGCCAGCGGTAATCAGATCGAGGAGATAGACGCGACGGAGAGCGGGCTCGGTGCGCTGAAGCGCCTTGCCACGCTGGATCTGGCAAATAATAACATCAAGCACGTACCGCCGGTACTGGGAACGCTGAAGAACATCAC TACGCTGGAGCTGATTGGTAACAGTTTCCGGCAGCCGCGCCATCAAATATTGGAAAAGGGGACGGAATCGATCATGTCCTACCTGCGGGACCGTATCCCACAGTAG
- the LOC120898583 gene encoding leucine-rich repeat-containing protein 40 isoform X3 codes for MPEKVWNLSDSDENEKEVRYDLERTNDEESWWNQRSLTSLDLSSNTLTTISENIQNLVDLTVLNLQDNALTSLPAGIGALTKLTKFSVARNKLTELPESFFQLKELKHLNLSHNEFAEMNPNISDLIMLETLDVSFNSINALPGGVGFLVRLQQLTLSNNHLTELPNDIVNLRKLQKLDLAKNDLKKLPPVMGELRRLECFYVQHNDIDELPDFTGCEALKELHISNNYIKTLPGDFCENLPQLKVLDLRDNKIEKLPDEIALLASLTRLDLSNNTISSLPSCLSTLAHLVSLQVEGNPIRSIRRDIIQCGTQRILKTLRERDGTGKPDGGQKGATAAASTAVVKNSLFTESTFPDVYQMRKGRALIVCSKALVDIPEAVFLDALEACVYNVDISKNKLAAVPSGITHLSSLLTELNVSFNLLQTVPAFFSQFDKISYLNLSNNQMTDLPEVVGLLVTLRELNVISNQLKRIPDCVYELRGLEILLASGNQIEEIDATESGLGALKRLATLDLANNNIKHVPPVLGTLKNITTLELIGNSFRQPRHQILEKGTESIMSYLRDRIPQ; via the exons A TGCCCGAAAAGGTATGGAATTTGAGCGATTCGGACGAAAACGAGAAGGAGGTACGGTACGATCTGGAGCGCACCAACGATGAGGAAAGCTGGTGGAACCAACGGTCGCTAACGTCGCTCGATCTGAGCTCCAACACGCTTACTACGATCAGCGAAAACATACAGAATCTTGTCGATCTTACTGTGCTGAAT ctacaagATAATGCACTAACAAGTCTGCCGGCCGGGATCGGCGCCCTAACGAAGCTAACGAAGTTCAGCGTCGCCCGCAACAAGCTGACCGAGCTGCCGGAGAGCTTCTTTCAGCTGAAGGAGCTGAAGCACCTCAACCTGTCGCACAATGAGTTTGCGGAGATGAACCCAAACATCAGCGATCTAATCATGCTTGAAACGTTG GATGTTTCGTTCAACAGCATTAACGCTTTGCCGGGTGGCGTTGGGTTTTTGGTCCGGTTGCAGCAACTAACGCTGAGCAATAATCACTTAACGGAGCTACCGAACGATATCGTCAATTTGCGCA AACTGCAAAAGCTCGATCTTGCCAAGAACGACCTAAAGAAGCTGCCCCCGGTGATGGGTGAGCTGCGCCGGCTGGAGTGTTTCTACGTGCAGCACAACGACATCGACGAGCTGCCCGACTTTACCGGCTGCGAGGCGCTGAAGGAGCTGCACATTTCGAACAACTACATCAAAACGCTGCCGGGCGATTTTTGCGAAAACTTGCCCCAGCTCAAGGTGCTCGATCTGCGCGACAACAAGATCGAGAAGCTGCCGGACGAGATCGCGCTGCTCGCTAGCCTGACGCGGCTCGACCTGTCCAACAACACGATCAGCAGCTTGCCCTCCTGCCTGTCGACGCTGGCCCATCTGGTGAGCCTGCAGGTGGAGGGCAACCCGATCCGGTCGATCCGGCGCGACATTATACAGTGCGGCACGCAGCGCATACTGAAAACGCTGCGCGAGCGGGACGGCACGGGCAAGCCGGATGGGGGACAGAAGGGAGCAACAGCGGCGGCGTCGACAGCGGTGGTGAAAAATTCCCTCTTCACGGAGAGCACCTTCCCGGATGTGTACCAGATGCGGAAGGGCCGTGCGTTGATCGTGTGCTCCAAAGCGCTGGTCGACATACCGGAGGCGGTGTTTCTCGATGCGCTCGAAGCGTGCGTGTACAATGTGGACATCAGCAAGAACAAGCTGGCGGCCGTACCGTCGGG CATAACGCATTTATCGTCTCTGCTAACGGAGCTGAACGTGAGCTTCAATTTGCTGCAAACTGTGCCGGCCTTTTTCTCGCAGTTTGACAAAATTAGCTACCTTAACCTTTCCAACAACCAGATGACCGATCTGCCGGAGGTGGTGGGCCTGCTGGTTACGCTACGCGAGCTTAACGTTATCAGCAACCAGCTCAAGCGCATCCCCGACTGTGTGTACGAGCTGCGCGGGCTGGAGATATTGCTTGCCAGCGGTAATCAGATCGAGGAGATAGACGCGACGGAGAGCGGGCTCGGTGCGCTGAAGCGCCTTGCCACGCTGGATCTGGCAAATAATAACATCAAGCACGTACCGCCGGTACTGGGAACGCTGAAGAACATCAC TACGCTGGAGCTGATTGGTAACAGTTTCCGGCAGCCGCGCCATCAAATATTGGAAAAGGGGACGGAATCGATCATGTCCTACCTGCGGGACCGTATCCCACAGTAG